One genomic region from Nostoc sphaeroides encodes:
- a CDS encoding dicarboxylate/amino acid:cation symporter: MSQTESTTSAKTKASPWWRRIPLTLQILIALVAAVSVGIVLGAGNPNPSNATLINNLAIPAQLVLKALRALATPLILVAVLHTLMTTNIPGTAGRRLAVLLLTNTTVAILIGLLVANVLRPGTWGNVATSTTTEITTQSLDPWAILKDAVPEAVLKPLVDNNVIQLIVIALSFGIVLRALKSEQIAQGKKGYQPIEDVIGILFEAVARVLNWVIALVPFAVFGIVAKTVAMQGFAPFKSLGAFIVAVLLALVLQACYYLTRVKFGSWVHPLKFLAGGSDAFLTAFSTSSSAAAMPVTFEVLQTKVGLRESSAALGSLVGANFNNDGTALYEAMSALYISQLIGQHLSLGQQLIVILTSIFASVGAANIPNAGLVTMTLVFTSVGLPTQYIALLVTVDWFLDRCRTAINVMGDMTVSALLDGKKPRSVDEA; this comes from the coding sequence ATGAGTCAAACAGAGAGTACTACTTCGGCTAAAACCAAAGCTAGCCCTTGGTGGAGGCGTATCCCTCTCACATTACAAATTCTCATCGCCCTAGTAGCCGCAGTCAGCGTTGGAATTGTCCTTGGTGCGGGGAATCCCAATCCCAGTAATGCCACCTTAATCAACAATTTAGCAATTCCGGCACAGTTGGTGCTAAAGGCTCTCCGCGCCTTAGCTACGCCCCTGATTTTGGTAGCGGTGCTGCACACCTTAATGACTACGAATATCCCTGGTACAGCCGGACGGCGGTTAGCAGTACTACTTTTAACTAACACTACTGTAGCTATTTTAATCGGGCTTCTCGTAGCAAATGTCCTACGTCCTGGGACTTGGGGCAATGTAGCCACCTCAACAACTACAGAAATAACTACTCAAAGTCTTGATCCTTGGGCAATACTCAAAGATGCTGTACCAGAAGCTGTCCTAAAGCCATTAGTTGATAATAATGTCATCCAACTAATTGTGATTGCCCTAAGTTTTGGCATCGTTTTGCGGGCATTAAAATCTGAACAAATTGCTCAAGGGAAAAAAGGATATCAGCCGATAGAGGATGTCATCGGGATTTTATTTGAAGCGGTAGCCCGTGTCCTCAACTGGGTAATTGCCTTAGTGCCTTTCGCAGTCTTTGGGATTGTTGCTAAAACAGTTGCTATGCAAGGATTTGCACCGTTTAAATCTTTGGGTGCATTTATTGTGGCGGTGCTGTTAGCGTTGGTATTGCAGGCGTGCTACTACCTCACCAGAGTAAAATTTGGTTCTTGGGTACACCCGCTAAAATTCCTAGCTGGCGGTTCTGATGCCTTTTTGACAGCTTTCTCAACTTCTTCCTCTGCGGCGGCAATGCCAGTAACCTTTGAAGTTTTGCAAACAAAAGTCGGTTTAAGGGAATCTTCTGCTGCCTTGGGGTCATTAGTAGGGGCAAATTTCAATAATGATGGTACTGCCCTCTATGAAGCAATGTCTGCGTTGTATATTTCCCAACTAATTGGGCAACATCTGAGTCTGGGACAGCAGTTAATTGTCATCCTTACCTCAATTTTTGCATCTGTAGGTGCAGCCAATATTCCTAATGCTGGACTGGTAACGATGACATTAGTGTTTACTTCTGTAGGCTTACCTACTCAGTACATTGCTTTGCTAGTTACTGTAGACTGGTTTCTGGATCGCTGCCGCACCGCGATTAATGTTATGGGAGATATGACTGTCAGTGCTTTACTTGATGGCAAAAAGCCTCGTTCTGTTGACGAGGCTTAG
- the tnpA gene encoding IS200/IS605 family transposase produces MYRRERHSVTDLKIHLVCVTKYRKSVFDSNGLKVVEQSFREVALSMNFTILEFNGEADHVHALIEYPPKLSISQITNSLKGVSSRRYGQAGYKKPHKEALWSPSYFAISVGGAPLEVLKEYIKNQSRPGRTGLASH; encoded by the coding sequence ATGTATAGAAGAGAGAGACATAGTGTTACAGACCTAAAAATACACTTGGTTTGTGTGACTAAATACCGCAAATCTGTTTTTGACAGCAACGGACTAAAGGTTGTTGAGCAATCTTTCAGGGAAGTCGCATTATCAATGAATTTTACTATCCTAGAGTTCAATGGAGAAGCAGATCATGTTCACGCATTAATTGAGTATCCACCGAAACTTTCTATTTCTCAGATAACCAATTCTTTGAAGGGGGTTTCAAGCCGCAGATATGGACAGGCTGGATATAAAAAACCCCACAAAGAAGCTTTATGGAGTCCTAGTTATTTTGCTATTTCGGTTGGCGGCGCACCCCTTGAAGTGTTGAAAGAATATATTAAAAATCAAAGCCGTCCTGGAAGGACGGGGCTTGCATCCCATTAA